Below is a window of Haloterrigena alkaliphila DNA.
TGGAAAGTCGTCTCGAGCGGCTCTTCCGACGTCGACATCGAAGAGGTCGAGTACGAACCGGTCGAATAACCCCGCAAACAGATCGCTCGCCACCGCGACCGCGCGGGACGCGTCGTCTCCGCGCGGTCGAGCCGTCGGTGACCGTCCGCGGACGATCACCGGTCGATTCCGAACGGCTTACGGGCGCGGCACCGTACTCCAAGGTATGTACGGCGTCGTCACGCGCAACGCTGCGGAAGTCCGGTGGCCGGAGTTCGATCGCGGCTTCTACGAGGTCAAGGACGTCACCGGCCGGTCCGCCGAACCGATCGAAGACGGCGTGAACATGGTCTCCTGTTTCGGCGACAACGCCGCCGCGGACGCCGATCCGTCGCTGGTTCCCGTCGACGACATGGGACGGCCGGCCGACCGGGAGCGGGAGTACTTCGACTGGGCCTACATCTGTCCCTCCCGCGAGGACTACCGCGAGGGCCTGTTCGACATCATCGACGACTGCGTCGACGCGAACCCGGACGTCCGCCTCGACGACATCGGCTTTCCGCGGGCGGAGTACTGTCGCTGCGGCGTTTGCGAGCGGGAATTCGAGCGGAGCGAGTACGACGACCGCATGGAGTGGCGGGCGAGCGTCATCACGGCGTTCGTCGAAGACGCCGTCGACCGCATCCCCGGCGACGTCTACATGACGCTCTACCCCGATCCCTACCCGGGCCACCTCTACGAACGGGCCGGCATCGACCTCGCGGCCGTCGAGGAGCACGTCGACGAGTTCGTCGTCCCCCTCTACGACACCGCCTACGAGACGACCTACTGGCTCGAGACCATCGCGAAGGGGTTCGAGAGCGCGCTCGAGACGCCGTTCGATATCGAGCTGTACGCGGTAAACGTCGACATCGACAACCTGATTCACGCGATCGAAGTCGCGGAGAACTACGGCAACGACGTCTTCTTCGGCTACGAGGCCAGCAACGCGCGCGCCGCCCTGCGACGCATGCGCGCCGACGACCGCGACGGCGTGACCCACGGCCAACCGGATTCGGAGTCCTGACACCTCACGGCGGTCCTCGAGGGGCGCCCTATCGGCCGATCGACGCGCTCGACACTCCGGACAGCCGGTGCGATCGACGAATCGGGAGCGGACGTGACCGCGAAAAAACGACTCGGCTCGAGAACCGACCGGGAGACGTCGGCGAACGTCGACGGGACGACCGGCTATCGGGTGTCGCTGCCGATCGTATCGTCGTCGTCGGAGCGGCGGTCGTCATCGTCGCCCAGCAACGAATCGTCGTCATCGTCATCGTCGCCGATGAAGCCATCATCGTCGGAGCGGCTATCGTCGTCGCCGATCAGGCCGTCGTCGTCGGATCGGCGATCGTTGTCGTCCCCAATGAGATCGTCGTCATTGGTGCCGCGATTGTCGTCGTCGCCGATCAGGCCATCGTCGTCCGAGCGGCGGTCGTTGTCGTCACCGATCAGCGAACCGTCGTCGCTGTCGTCACCGATCAGCCCATCGTCATCGGAGCGGCGATCGTTGTCATCTCCTATCAGGGAATCGTCGTCATTGTCGTCACCGATAAGGCCGTCATCGTCGGAGCGACGGTCGTCGTCGCCGATCAGGTCATCGTCGCCGCGGTCGGTACCGGTATCGGTCGTTCCCGTCGCGCCCGCGTCGAGGTCGGTCGTGCCACCGGCGCTCGTCGCGCCGCCGCCGGCGCTGCTCGAGAGTTCGCTCTCGAGGCGGACCTCGTCGTCCGTTACGCGGGCTACCGACTCCTCCTGGAGCGGGTAGGAGTCTTCGTCGGTGCCGCCCCAGCCGAGTTTAGCCTTGATCGTGTCTGTAATTCCGGGGTCCGGTTCGACGTGTGCTGTGCCGTGTTCGACGTCCGCGATGAGGCCGACCTCGTCGCCGTTCGCGTTGACGACGGTCTTGCCGACGTCGTCGTCGGTAAACTGTGGAGACATTGCATTCTACTAGTATGACAACAAAAAGGATGATTGTGGTGCTTGCGGTGGCTTGCGGCCCGAGTGACGGAAAATTGATGATTCGACGCCGGCTCAGGTGTCGAAATCGGGCTCTCGGTCCTCGAGGAAGGCGGCGACGCCTTCGGCGTGGTCGTCGGAGGTACGGGCCTGCACCTGGACGAGGTTCTCGTAGTCCAGCGCCTCCGACCAGTGGCGGCCGAGGTTCTCGTGCATCGCTCCCTTCATCATGCCGATGGTTTCGGTCGGCCGGCGGCGAAGTTGCTCGAGGGTCTCGTCGACCCGGTCGTCGAGTTCGTCGGCGGGAACCGCCTCGTTGAGCAAGTCGAGATCGGCCGCCCGCTCGGCGTCGAAGAACTCGCCGGTAAAGGCGAGCTTCTTGGCGGCCCGCAGGCCGACGATGCGGGGCAGCATGAACGTGCCGCCGGTGTCGGGAATCAGGCCGATCCGGACGAACGCACAGGAGAAGGTCGCGTCCGCGGCGGCGTAGGCGATGTCGGCCAGCGCGACGATCGACAACCCGGCGCCGATGGCGTCGCCGTTGACCTTCGCGACGATCGGGACGGGGCACTCGAGCATCGCCTCGACGACGCGACCGAAACTCTCCTCGACCTCCGTGTAGGCCTCGCGGGTCGTCTCGGGCTGCTCGGAGAGCGACTCGAGGTCGCCGCCGGCGCTGAACGCGTCGCCCTCGCCGGTGATGACGATCGCGTCGTACGCCGCGGGAGAGGCGTCCTCGATGGTGTCGGCCAGCGTTACGGCGATCTCTTTCGTCATGGCGTTGAGCGCAGCCGGTCGGTCGAACGCGATCCGGAGGACGTCGTCCTCGCTATCGACGTGCATACTCGAGGATCGTCCGCCGGATTCTTAACGGTAGTTGGTACGTCGGCTTCGGACGACCCGAGCGCATTCGGAACGCTGCGGCGCGGAGATGGCTCTCGGAGGAACTAAAACGGCTATCCGGACGCCAACGCTGGGAACGGCGACGTCGGTGCGAAAACATCGAGCGTGTCCGGGACCGAGTTGGACGGACCCGAGACGGCGTGACGGCACTGCGGCCGCGTCAGTTCGAGGGGACCGGGGGTGCGACGGTCTCGTCCTCGGAAACGTTCAGTTCCGAGGTGACCAGCGCGCGGTAGGCCCGGCGGAGTCGCTCCGAGAGGGCCTGGTGGGAGATGCCCAGTTCCTCGGACAGTTCCTGCATCGATACCTCGCGGGGGATCTCGAAGTAGCCGTGGTCGATGGCCGCGACGAGCGTTTCGTACTGTCGAGCGGTGAGGCCACACTGGCTGTGGGTCTCTTCCTCGAGGTCGAACAGGCGAACGATCGTCGGCGTGACGTCCGCCTCGTCGAGGCGGTCGTACAGCGAACTGACGCCCTCCCGCTCGGCAAACCGGATACTCAACAGCCACGTTTCTCCCGAGGCCGAGGCGCTCAGCACCGTGCCGCCCTTCTCCAGGACCAGTTCGAAGACGTCGACGGCGTCGGGTTCGAACTCGATGTCGTAGAGCCAGCGGTCGTCCTCGCTGTTGATCAGCGAGTACGCCCCGATGGCGGACGCATCGTCGAGCGCCGTCTCGATCTCGTCCTGCGAGGGGCCCGAAAGCCAGAGCCCGTGGCCGCTCGAGGCGATCACCCGCTCCATTTCACAGGTCAGTGACGGTACGGCCTCGAACAGTTCGCCGGTCCCGGTTCCGTCCGCCGGAATCTCGATGTCTGCGATCGATGTCATGAGTCTCAACTGTGGATACGACGGGATGTCCAATAACCCCGTTTCCAAAGAGATTAGCGACGATGAAGTCGAATTTCAGTATCTAAAGTCTGTACCGAATCGATGTATTTCGTCCGAGGAAATCATTATAGTGTCAGTAGCGGCCGGAGCGCCCGACCAGCAGGTGGACGAGGCCGACGACCACGACCGTGATCGCGAGCAACGCCAGCGCGATCGGGACGATCGCCTCGAGTCCCCGGGAGATCCGCAACACCTCGATCCGGGTCGGCATCGTCCGGGGGTTGTAGGCGACCATCGTGGTGGCGCCGAACTCGCCGATCGCGCGCACGAACGTCAGGACGATGCCGGCGGCGATGGCGTTACGCGCGAGCGGCAGCGAGACCCGTCGCGCCGTCTCGATGCGACCGTGGCCGAGCGTTCGGGCGGCCTCCTCGAGGCGCGGGTCGACGTCGTCGAACCCGGCGCGGGCGGTGACGACGAGAAACGGGGCGGCGACGAACGTCTGGGCGAGGATCACGCCGGCGTAGCTGTCGGTCAGCGGGACGCCGAGCGCCGCCGCCGCGGCGCCGATCGGGGTGTGGCGCCCGGCGACGGTCAGCAACATGACGCCGCCCACGATCGGCGGCAGGACGAGCGGCAGGAGAACGGCGGCCTCGACGAGGCGTTTCCCGCGGAAGGTGGCCCGCGAGAGGACGTACGCGAGCGGGACGCCGAGGACGGTCGCGATCGCCGTCGAGATCGACGCCGTCACCAGCGAGGTTCCGATCGCGTCTCGAGTCGCCGGCTCGCCCAGCCCGTCGAGCACGTCGGCCGAACCGACCTGCCCGAAGAAGAGCGCGAAGGGGACGACGAAGTACGCGAGCAATACGGCCGCCAGCAGCGCAGGGATTGCCATCCCGCCGGTCAGTCGCTCGAGGGCGTTCCCGCCCGCCGTAGCCGCGTTCGGGGGTCGATTCGTGCCACCGTTCGTCTCGGCCGTCTGCGAGCCGTCGGTCACGGTTCGATCGCCTCCGGGGCGGCGCCGTGGAGTCGGGGAAGCGACCCGCCGACGCGCAGGCCGTGCTCCTCGAGCAGCGCCGGTCGCTCCAGCAGGAAGGAGACGAACTCGCGGCCGTACTCGGGAGCATCGGCGTCGGTGGCGACCGTCGCGTTGTAGACCGCGGGTCGCCCCTCGATCGTCCGTCCCTCGTCGGTCGTGTACGTCGCCTCGGCGTACTGCGACGCGTATTCCGGATTCGCGAAGTTGTAGGCGTCCGGCAGCGAGCGGAAGGGGAGGTCGTGGTCGAGGGCCATGTTCCGGTAGGTAACCGCGCAGGCCCGCGTGCCGGATTCGACGCCCGTGAGCAACTGCGGTTCGTCGGGAACCAGCGCGACGCGTTCGAGCATCGCGTCGCGAAATTCCTCGAGGCCCTCGGCCCGTTCGACGAGTTCGAACAGGTGGACGGCGCGGTAGCCCAGCGGATCCAGATCGGGGTCGCTGATCGCGACGTCGCCCGCGTCGGCGTCGGCGAACGCCTCGTACCACGGCTCGTCGCTATCGAGTCGCGCGCCGAGGTCGGTCTCGGGAGCGTACGCGATGCCGACCTCGTTGGCCGCGAAGGTCACGTCCCAGTCGGCCTGCTGGGGATAGAGCCGATCCCGCAGCAGTTGCGCGTCGGCGCTGACGACCACGTCGGGGTGTTTGGTCCCCTCCTCGAGCAGTCGCATGACGGCGTTCGAGCCGTGGTACTCCCCTCCGTAGCTGACGTCCTGCGCCGCCTCGAACGCCGGACCGACGTGTTCCTCGAGGACGACGGCGAGGCTCCCCGCCGCGAGGACGCGGACCCGGTCCGACGAGCCGAGACAGCCCGCGACGCCGACGAGTCCCGCGACCGCAGACCCTGCGGCAGCGAGGAACGAACGGCGTCCACGGGAGTGGGGCCCGAGTCCGGGTGTCGCTCCGGACGCGCCGTCGTCACTCTTCATACGTTCCCCTCGACTTCCCACGTCAATATAACTGGTTTCCGTTCCAACCTTGTGGGAACATAACCGGAATTGGTTTCGGTGGTGGGTGAGTGCGCCTTCGGTCAGTGGTCTCGACTCCGCTCGTCGACTGCCGGCAATAGCACCGATCAGTCGCAATCAGTCACGATCAGTCGCGATCGACGAGGGGCTCGAGGCCCCGAATCGCCGCGACGAGGGCGTCGACGTCGTCCTCGCCGCGGCCGATCACGTCACCGCCGACGGCCGCGGGTTCGCGGTCGCCGACGAGGACGGTCGGCAGCGGCGCAGCGGAGAACCCCTCGACGACGACGAACGCGTACCCCTGCCGCTCGAGTCGCGTGAGCGTACTTCCCAGCGCCCGGATTTCGGGATCCTCGGACTCGAGGAGCGCTGTGCCGTCGGGTCGATCCGGCGGGTCGCGCTTGCCGTGCGTGCTGATATCGAACGTCAGCTCGGGAGTGATGCCGACCACGGTGTCGGCCCCGGCGGTCCGGTGGCGGTGCGTGTCGGTCCCCGGCGTGTCGATTTCGATATCGTGGTGGATCGACTTGACCGTCGCGACGCGACCGTGCTCGCTCAGTCGCGAGACGAGTTCCTCGACGAGCGTCGTCTTCCCCGAATCGCTCGGGCCGGCGAGACAGACGACGCGGAACGGAGCGTTTCGGTTCATCGCTAGCACAGTCGGGTCGGTGAGACGGACGGGAAACTCGTTCGAACGGACGATCGGGGTTCGCGGCTGCGACGGCTGCGACTGCCGATCCGAACGGGGCGGATTCGGTCCTGCGCCCGCTGTCGTCAGTACGGCCCGTCGCGATCCCCCATCGGGAACTGCTGCGTCCCCGACCGCGGCTGCTTGGGCGGTCGTCCGCCCTCGGCCGACGACGGGTTCGAACCACAGGTCCCGCAGCGGAAGTCGCCGTCACCGCCGCCGGTGAGCCCCTCGGTCGGGGCCGGCGGCTCCTCGGGGAAGACGTTCGGCTCGACGCCGAACCGGTCGGCGTCGGCCTCGACGAGCGCCACGACCAGGTCAGCGAGCGCTCGGTAGAACGCGTCGTCGGCGCCCTCGTGGACGGTATCGCGGAATCGCGGGAGCCACCGTCCGGGGTGGTCCTCGAGGAAGTCGGCCTGCGCGTTCGTCACGACGTCGACGCCCGCCTGATCGCCGGTTCGCTCGAGGTAGGCCGTCTGCAGGGCCAGGTGGGAGACGAACTCGAGTTCGATACAGAGGTGATCGACCCGTTCGCGGTTGCCCGCCTCGAGTTCGAGGTCGAACGCGCCGTAGAAACCGGCGATATCGGCGAGCGCGTCGGTGCTCGTCACGAGCGTCCCCGGCCCGTACTCGACCTCGTACTGCTGAATCTCGCCGCCCTGCTCGAAGCCGAACAGCATGGCGTACCTCGAGTAGCAGTCTTCGATCTCGTCGGCGTCGTCGGGGCTCTCGGCGGCGACCGTCTCGGCGTGGTCGCGCAGTCGGTCGTCCTCGAGGGCCGCGGCGGACTCGACGAGTTGCTCGTCGAACTCGTCAGATCGCATCGCCTCGCGGAGGTCGTCGGTCGGTCGGTCGAACGCCATCGACGCGAGCTTGTACAGCCGCGCGCGGTGGACGTGGTGTTCTGGGTCTGCCATTGGTGGATCGGTGTGTGTCGGTGTCTGGTTGTGTTGCCAGGCGGTCCCGGCGGTATCGCGCTTCGGCCGTTACGTGATGTCTAGTCGGTAGGCGTCGTGCTGGCCGTCGAACCGGTCGCGTTCGTACTGCGGTTCTTCCATCGGGACGCGGGCGACGGTGCGGCCGTCCTTGTCGTAGCCGATGGCCTCCTCGTCGGTGACCTCGAACTCCTCGATGCGCCACTCCGTCGAGCCCATCAGGTGGAGGACGCCGCGGAGCTTGCGGTACTCCTCGTCGCCCCGGCGGGCCTTCCGGTAGGTCTCCTGGGCCCGCTCGGCCCGCGGGCCGAACATTTGCTCGAGGTAGTCCGTCGGAACGTTGATCGGCGGGATGTAGTAGACGTTGGGCTCGAGCCCCAGCTGCGGGTACAGCGGGAGCGCGACCTCCGCCTCGTGGACCATGTAGTCGACGGGCGCGGAGGTGTTGGCGTTCTGTGGCTGGTTGACCCAGCCGTGCATCCGGATCTTGCCCAGGCAGTTCTCGAAACACTGCGGGACTTTCCCCTGCTCGACCTTCGGATAGCAGCCGACGCACTTCTGGGAGTTCATCTCGACGGGGTTGTAGATCGACTTCCCGTAGGGACAGGCGCGAACGCACTCCTGGAAGGACTGACAGCTGTCCTCGTCGAGCAGGACGATGCCGTCCTCCTGGCGCTTGTAGATGGCCTGGACGGGACAGCCGCCGGCACACGCCGCGAACGTGCAGTGGTTGCACACCCGCGGGAGGTAGAAGAACCACGTCGGGTGGTGGTCCTCGTCGATGTGGGTGTCGGATTCGAACTCCTGCCCGGCGGGTTCGTCCTCGCCGAGGTTCGGCTGGGCCCAGTCCTCGTCGGCGGGGCGGAAGCCCTCGATCCCCTCGCTGTGCATGGTCTCGGGATCGTCGTCGATCGCCATCGACTCCCAGTCGAAGTCCCGGGCCTCGAAGATCGTCTTGCCCTCGTAGACGCCGTCGGAGCCCCACTCCTGTACGCCGAGCCGGTCGAGGATCTCGACGTCCCACTGGAGCGGGTAGGAGCCGTAGGGCTTGGTCTCGACGTTGTTCCAGAACATGTGCTCCTGGCCCTCGTTGTTGGTCCAGGTCGTCTTACACGACAGCGAGCACGTCTGGCACGCGATACACTTGTTCAGGTCGAACACGGCGCCCCACTGCCGTTCCGGTCGCGCTTCCGGGTAGGGGTACTCCATCTCTCGGCCGATCTGCCAGTTGTAGACTTCTGCCATTGGTGGTCACCTCAGTCTGATTCGCTCGTGAAACCGCCCTGCAGGTACTGTTTCATCCGGTCGTCCTCCTGGGTCGGCCGGACGCCCTCGTCGACCGGTCGCCAGTTGCCCTCGCCCTCGAGGCCGCCGTCTTCGGCCTTCTCGATCTTCACGAAGGACTCCTTGGGTGCGCCGTTGGCGGCGTGGACGTCCGGTTCGAACCCGACATCCATGTTCTGCCCGAGCATGTCCTTGCGGGGCATCGAGTCGGTCAGCCAGGTACGGCGCAGCCACGTCGACGTCATCGACTGGTGGCCGCCGCTGCGGTACATCGAGACGTAGTTCGTGTCCTCGGACTGGGCCTTCCCGTCGTCGCGCTCCTGCTGAGCCTCGTAGGACTTGTGGGAGGTCTGGCTGACGTTCATCCAGCTCCGCGTGACGCCCTCGGGGAGACTCGGCTGGTAGCGGATCCGCATCAGCGCACGCGTGTACTCGGTCTCCTCGTCGTCGGGGTCGTAGCCCGGGAACGGCCGATCCGAGGGGTCGGCGTCGACCCACACGTAGTCGCCGTCCTGAAACCCTTCCTCGCGGGCGTCCGCGGGGTTCATCTCGACGTAGCCCTCGCCGACGAACGGCTTGCGCTCGTCGAAGGAATCGCGCCCCGTCTTCCGGCCCTGGTCGCCGAAGTTGCTCCACCAGACCGCCATCTCCTCGAGGTCGGCGCCGAAGGTGTGGGTCCCGTGGCGGTACTTCGGCGTCATGTAGACGTAGTCGTACCCCTCGTCGAGGTCGGTCAGCGGGTGGCTCGTGTCGACCAGCTCGCTCGGCGACCGGACCTCGTTGCGGACCTGCCGGTCGTTGGTGTCGCGAGCCTTCGCCGCGCTGTCCCAGTCGCGGTCGGCGGGCGTCTCCGGT
It encodes the following:
- a CDS encoding enoyl-CoA hydratase/isomerase family protein encodes the protein MHVDSEDDVLRIAFDRPAALNAMTKEIAVTLADTIEDASPAAYDAIVITGEGDAFSAGGDLESLSEQPETTREAYTEVEESFGRVVEAMLECPVPIVAKVNGDAIGAGLSIVALADIAYAAADATFSCAFVRIGLIPDTGGTFMLPRIVGLRAAKKLAFTGEFFDAERAADLDLLNEAVPADELDDRVDETLEQLRRRPTETIGMMKGAMHENLGRHWSEALDYENLVQVQARTSDDHAEGVAAFLEDREPDFDT
- a CDS encoding helix-turn-helix domain-containing protein; the protein is MTSIADIEIPADGTGTGELFEAVPSLTCEMERVIASSGHGLWLSGPSQDEIETALDDASAIGAYSLINSEDDRWLYDIEFEPDAVDVFELVLEKGGTVLSASASGETWLLSIRFAEREGVSSLYDRLDEADVTPTIVRLFDLEEETHSQCGLTARQYETLVAAIDHGYFEIPREVSMQELSEELGISHQALSERLRRAYRALVTSELNVSEDETVAPPVPSN
- a CDS encoding ABC transporter permease, whose protein sequence is MTDGSQTAETNGGTNRPPNAATAGGNALERLTGGMAIPALLAAVLLAYFVVPFALFFGQVGSADVLDGLGEPATRDAIGTSLVTASISTAIATVLGVPLAYVLSRATFRGKRLVEAAVLLPLVLPPIVGGVMLLTVAGRHTPIGAAAAALGVPLTDSYAGVILAQTFVAAPFLVVTARAGFDDVDPRLEEAARTLGHGRIETARRVSLPLARNAIAAGIVLTFVRAIGEFGATTMVAYNPRTMPTRIEVLRISRGLEAIVPIALALLAITVVVVGLVHLLVGRSGRY
- a CDS encoding extracellular solute-binding protein, giving the protein MKSDDGASGATPGLGPHSRGRRSFLAAAGSAVAGLVGVAGCLGSSDRVRVLAAGSLAVVLEEHVGPAFEAAQDVSYGGEYHGSNAVMRLLEEGTKHPDVVVSADAQLLRDRLYPQQADWDVTFAANEVGIAYAPETDLGARLDSDEPWYEAFADADAGDVAISDPDLDPLGYRAVHLFELVERAEGLEEFRDAMLERVALVPDEPQLLTGVESGTRACAVTYRNMALDHDLPFRSLPDAYNFANPEYASQYAEATYTTDEGRTIEGRPAVYNATVATDADAPEYGREFVSFLLERPALLEEHGLRVGGSLPRLHGAAPEAIEP
- the mobB gene encoding molybdopterin-guanine dinucleotide biosynthesis protein B; its protein translation is MNRNAPFRVVCLAGPSDSGKTTLVEELVSRLSEHGRVATVKSIHHDIEIDTPGTDTHRHRTAGADTVVGITPELTFDISTHGKRDPPDRPDGTALLESEDPEIRALGSTLTRLERQGYAFVVVEGFSAAPLPTVLVGDREPAAVGGDVIGRGEDDVDALVAAIRGLEPLVDRD
- a CDS encoding TorD/DmsD family molecular chaperone, translating into MADPEHHVHRARLYKLASMAFDRPTDDLREAMRSDEFDEQLVESAAALEDDRLRDHAETVAAESPDDADEIEDCYSRYAMLFGFEQGGEIQQYEVEYGPGTLVTSTDALADIAGFYGAFDLELEAGNRERVDHLCIELEFVSHLALQTAYLERTGDQAGVDVVTNAQADFLEDHPGRWLPRFRDTVHEGADDAFYRALADLVVALVEADADRFGVEPNVFPEEPPAPTEGLTGGGDGDFRCGTCGSNPSSAEGGRPPKQPRSGTQQFPMGDRDGPY
- a CDS encoding 4Fe-4S dicluster domain-containing protein, with amino-acid sequence MAEVYNWQIGREMEYPYPEARPERQWGAVFDLNKCIACQTCSLSCKTTWTNNEGQEHMFWNNVETKPYGSYPLQWDVEILDRLGVQEWGSDGVYEGKTIFEARDFDWESMAIDDDPETMHSEGIEGFRPADEDWAQPNLGEDEPAGQEFESDTHIDEDHHPTWFFYLPRVCNHCTFAACAGGCPVQAIYKRQEDGIVLLDEDSCQSFQECVRACPYGKSIYNPVEMNSQKCVGCYPKVEQGKVPQCFENCLGKIRMHGWVNQPQNANTSAPVDYMVHEAEVALPLYPQLGLEPNVYYIPPINVPTDYLEQMFGPRAERAQETYRKARRGDEEYRKLRGVLHLMGSTEWRIEEFEVTDEEAIGYDKDGRTVARVPMEEPQYERDRFDGQHDAYRLDIT